The Thermodesulfobacteriota bacterium nucleotide sequence TTTCAATAGACTCCGCCAGATGTTCCCGGGGGGGCAGCCCGGCCGGACTCAGCCGCCCCTTCTTACGTATATCTCCCGGGCTATGTCGGGGTCGAGAGCGAGGGTGGTCTCGCCTATCTCTATGACGAAGGCGGGATGCTTCTGGTGAAGCCTGATCCTGCTTCCGGGCACGAGGCCCATTGTGCCGAGCTTGTCGAGCCTCTTATGGGTGCGCGGGACGATGAACGTTATCCGCCCGCTCTCGCCCACACTGAGCTCGCTTAGCGCCTTTACCAGCGGCTCGACCGTGCTTCGGGTCCTGTTGCAACAATCCCCGCGCGGGATGGGAAGGCCGTGCGGGCAGGCCGGGGGATGGCCCAGAAGCGTGCAGATACTTTCGGTGACCACGGCCGAAAGGGAGTGCTCGAAGCTGCAGGCGTGCTCCTCGATGCTCCCCTCCTCTATGTCGAGCACCTCGGAGAGAAGGAGCTCGGCGAGCCTGTGCCTCCTTATGGCCTCGCGGGCAAGGCCCTCCCCCTTGTCGGTAAGGCCGACCGCGTCTCCGTCCAGAGAGAGAAGCCCGGAGACCTCCATCTCTTTAAGCGTCTCGGGGCCGGCCCCGGTCTCGGCCACTTCACCCACCTGGAGGAGTTCGGTGACGGAGTCGCTCCCCCTCTCCCTCAATGTCCACACGAACTCGAGTATCTCGGCTACTACTTTTTCTTCCGGCATCTCTCCCCCTCTCTACAAGGAAACTTTCAAGGACCTTAATACCTGATTGAGCACCGCGCCCACAAGGAGCGCGAACGGGAATATGAAGGCCGCCATCCAGAACGCCGCCTTGATACCCCTCTCCTTTACTATCATGAAGAAGTTCGCTATGCACGGGACGAAGAGCGTCATCGTGACTAGGCTCACCACTATCTGTATGTTGTCCAGAAGCCCGTCCTTCTGGAGCGCGAAGAGCCCGGCGGCCCCGTAGTCCCTCCGGAGGAACCCTATAAGGAAGGCCTCGGTGGCCTTGGACGGAAGGTCCAGAAGCCCCACGATAACCGGGGCGGCTAAAACCTCTATGGCCTTCAAAAGGTCCAGCCGGTCAAGGACGAAAAGAACGAGCGTGCCGAGAACAAAGAGCGGGACCGCCTCCTTCAGGTACCACTCCACCCTTACCATGGTCTTAAGCGCAATGTTGGAGAGCTGCGGCATCCTTATGGGCGGTATCTCGAGAATGAAGTCCGAGGTCTCCCCCGGCAGGACGCGCGAGGCGAGATAGGCGACGATAAAGAGGACCCCCACCACCACTCCCGCCCACCAGAGCATCGCCGTAAACGATACCGAGCCGAGCATGCCGAGTATGACGCCGAGCTGGGCGGAGCACGGCACGCCTAGAGCGAGGAGGAGCGTCACTATGACCCTCTCCTTCTTCGTCTCGAGTATACGGGTCGTCATGGTAGCCATGGTGGCGCAGCCAAGCCCCAGCACCATCGGGAGCACGGCCTTCCCGTTAAGGCCCATCATCCTGAATACCCTGTCCACCATGATGGCAAGCCGGGGCAGGTAGCCCGAGTCCTCGAGGAAGCTGAAGAAGATGAAGAAGTAGCCCACTATGGGGAGCACTATGGCCACCGCGTATGTAAGCGCCATGGTCACTACCCCGTACGGGCCCACGAGGAGGTCCTGCAGGATCTGCCATGGTATGAGGGCCTCGGCGACCCTAGTGACCCAGGGGTTCAAATACTCGCCGAAGACCACGCTCTCGAGGAAGTCGACACTCGTCCCGGCCCCGAACACCCCCACGAACTCGTACATGAAAGTCAGGACCACCGCGAGGACCCCCAGCCCCCACACCGGGTGCATGGACACGCGCCCCAGGAACTCCGTAACGCGGCCGCCCGTAAACGGCTCCTCGCGCATCACCTTCCTGACGATGTTGTCCGCCGCCCGGAGCCTCTCCCGGTTTATGACGTAGCCCACGGGCTGCGAATAGCGTCCCTCTATACGCGAGCGTATCTCCCCTATCATCTCCACCCCGGCCGGATCGACGTTCTCGTAAAGCCAGTTGTCGAGCGTGGCGTCGCCGGAGAGGAGCATTACGGCCACCGACCTCTTCGATATGCGGCACTCCGGCAAAAGCGCCTCTATCTCTCCGAGCCCCTGCTCTATGAAGGCCGGGTAGCGCAAGTCGGTTTTGGAGCCTTGGCTCTTGAAGACACGCTCCTTTACCTTCTCCACCCCCCACCTCTGTGTGGCTATGGTGGGCACGGCCTCGAGGCCGAGTTCCTTCTCGAGCCCCTCGGTATCCAGGTGTATGCCCCTCTGCCCGGCCTCGTCGTACATGTTGAGGGCCACGATCACGGGGAGCCCCATCTCAAGCAGCTGGACCGTTACGAGGAGCCCCCGCCTCAGGTTCTTCGAGTCCACCACCTGAAGGACCGAATCGACGTCCTCGGTAAGGAGTATGTCCCTCGTGACCCGCTCGTCCTCGGAGGTAGGCACCAGGCTGTTTATCCCCGGGCTGTCCACCACCCGGACCCTCTCGTCCTTTATCCACGCCGTGCCGCGCGAGACCTCGACCGTGGTGCCCGGGTAGTTGGAGACCGTGGCGTACTTGCCCGTAAGCACGCCGAAGAACACGCTCTTCCCGACGTTCGGGTTGCCGACGAGTACGAGCCGCCTGGCGTCGTCTTTCGGGTTCTCTTTTTCGCTGCCGTGACCGTGCATAGGCTAAATGATATTGAAATTCACTTTCAATGTCAAGGGAAAAAATTTCCGCCACCCCATCGGGGCGGCTGTCCAATCGGAGCGGCTTCGAAGTTGCACGGAAAACGGTTTATTACCGTCCGCCGGCCTTACGTCTTCAGGCGCAGTCCCTGCAGTAGCCGTAGAGCTCGAGCTTGTGGTTCAACACCTTGAAGCCTAACTTCTTCGCCGTCTCGGCCTGAAGGTCTTCGATTTTCTTGTTGTGGAATTCGACTATCATGGAACACTTGATGCAGATTATGTGGTCGTGGTGGCCGTCCTCGGGCAGGTTCTCATAGCGGGTCTGGCCGTCGCCGAACTGCCTCTCCAGCGCCAGGCCGCTCTCGGTGAGGAGTTTCATGGTCCTGTAGACCGTCGCGTACCCCACAGACGAGTTCTTCCTCTTGACTCTCTTCAAGAGCTCTTCCAGACTTATGTGGGTGGTGGTCCTGAAGAAGGCGTCGGCTATGCGGTCGCGCTGGGATGTGGCCTTCAGCCCCTTCTCCCCGAGGTACCCCTTGAGCTTTTCCATCCTCGCATTTACGGTGGATTTAACTGACACACGCCCCTCCAGATAAAAATACAGAGGCCGGAAGGCCTCTCAAGTTTGATGGAGCGGGAGACGGGATTCGAACCCGCGACCCCAACCTTGGCAAGGTTGTGCTCTACCAACTGAGCTACTCCCGCGAACCGTTATGGGTTGCTATGGTATTACTAAACGCATGCCGTTGTCAAGGGGCGTGTGACGATAATAAGAAGGTGCAAGAGCTTACTCCGGCGTTGCCGTGCGCCCCGCACCCCTGAAAAACTTAACGAAGTAGTCCACCCCCGACCAGATGGTAAGCACGAAGGCGATCCAGAGGAACACGGTGCCGATCCCATGGAAGTCCACCCCGAAGAAGGGGTAGTGCATAATGAGCGGGACGAGGCACGTTATCTGGGCCACGGTCTTGACCTTCCCGAACGTGCTCGCGTCGATCACGACCCCCATGTTGACCGCCACGGTCCTCAGCCCGGTTACGGCCAGCTCCCTCATTATTATCAGGGCCACCATCCAGGCCGGTACGCGGTCGAGCGGGATGAGCATTATGAAGGCGGTGACTATGAGGAGCTTATCGGCAAGCGGGTCGAGGAACTTTCCGAGAGGAGTCACCACCGACATCTTCCTCGCCAGGTAGCCGTCGAGCCAGTCGGTAAGGCAGACGACCAGGAAGATGACCGACGCCATGGCGCTCAGGACCTCCCCCGGCGAAAGAAGCATGAGTACCAGCAGAGGCGCGGTCGCTATCCTTACGGTAGAGAGGATGTTGGGCAGGTTCCATAGATCTTCCTTCCTGCCCTGGAGCATTTAGCCTCTCGCCATGTACTGTTTGTGGTAACGGAGTACCTTGGCCACGTAAAGGCGGGTCTCTTTGTATGGCGGGACTTTACCGTACTTGCGCACCGCCGGCGCCCCGGCGTTGTATGCGGCCAGGGCAAGACGGACGTTCCATTTGAACTTATCCAGCATCTTCCTCAGGTACTTCACGCCCCCGTCGATGTTCTGGGAGGGATTGTGTACGTCGCTTACACCCATCTCCTTCGCGGTATCGGGCATAAGCTGCATGAGCCCCCTCGCA carries:
- a CDS encoding metal-dependent transcriptional regulator, yielding MPEEKVVAEILEFVWTLRERGSDSVTELLQVGEVAETGAGPETLKEMEVSGLLSLDGDAVGLTDKGEGLAREAIRRHRLAELLLSEVLDIEEGSIEEHACSFEHSLSAVVTESICTLLGHPPACPHGLPIPRGDCCNRTRSTVEPLVKALSELSVGESGRITFIVPRTHKRLDKLGTMGLVPGSRIRLHQKHPAFVIEIGETTLALDPDIAREIYVRRGG
- the feoB gene encoding ferrous iron transport protein B, with protein sequence MHGHGSEKENPKDDARRLVLVGNPNVGKSVFFGVLTGKYATVSNYPGTTVEVSRGTAWIKDERVRVVDSPGINSLVPTSEDERVTRDILLTEDVDSVLQVVDSKNLRRGLLVTVQLLEMGLPVIVALNMYDEAGQRGIHLDTEGLEKELGLEAVPTIATQRWGVEKVKERVFKSQGSKTDLRYPAFIEQGLGEIEALLPECRISKRSVAVMLLSGDATLDNWLYENVDPAGVEMIGEIRSRIEGRYSQPVGYVINRERLRAADNIVRKVMREEPFTGGRVTEFLGRVSMHPVWGLGVLAVVLTFMYEFVGVFGAGTSVDFLESVVFGEYLNPWVTRVAEALIPWQILQDLLVGPYGVVTMALTYAVAIVLPIVGYFFIFFSFLEDSGYLPRLAIMVDRVFRMMGLNGKAVLPMVLGLGCATMATMTTRILETKKERVIVTLLLALGVPCSAQLGVILGMLGSVSFTAMLWWAGVVVGVLFIVAYLASRVLPGETSDFILEIPPIRMPQLSNIALKTMVRVEWYLKEAVPLFVLGTLVLFVLDRLDLLKAIEVLAAPVIVGLLDLPSKATEAFLIGFLRRDYGAAGLFALQKDGLLDNIQIVVSLVTMTLFVPCIANFFMIVKERGIKAAFWMAAFIFPFALLVGAVLNQVLRSLKVSL
- a CDS encoding transcriptional repressor, translating into MSVKSTVNARMEKLKGYLGEKGLKATSQRDRIADAFFRTTTHISLEELLKRVKRKNSSVGYATVYRTMKLLTESGLALERQFGDGQTRYENLPEDGHHDHIICIKCSMIVEFHNKKIEDLQAETAKKLGFKVLNHKLELYGYCRDCA
- the pgsA gene encoding CDP-diacylglycerol--glycerol-3-phosphate 3-phosphatidyltransferase, producing the protein MLQGRKEDLWNLPNILSTVRIATAPLLVLMLLSPGEVLSAMASVIFLVVCLTDWLDGYLARKMSVVTPLGKFLDPLADKLLIVTAFIMLIPLDRVPAWMVALIIMRELAVTGLRTVAVNMGVVIDASTFGKVKTVAQITCLVPLIMHYPFFGVDFHGIGTVFLWIAFVLTIWSGVDYFVKFFRGAGRTATPE